From Parambassis ranga chromosome 9, fParRan2.1, whole genome shotgun sequence, the proteins below share one genomic window:
- the LOC114440795 gene encoding perforin-1-like, producing MASSLPLLLVILCSLGVAQSQLRVFGLRASDLPSGLLGTTDGYVKVFCGSATLGATSVRNDNPNPWWEEEFSYFKAKQNDVLRLQVHDSDYLLDDLLGVCQRQIKMGTHEHDCYLEKGGTLHYSYTLG from the coding sequence ATGGCCTCcagccttcctctcctcctcgtcATCTTGTGCAGTCTGGGTGTGGCTCAGTCCCAGCTGAGGGTCTTTGGCCTGAGGGCCAGCGATCTTCCCTCTGGCCTTTTAGGAACCACAGATGGCTACGTCAAAGTTTTCTGTGGTTCGGCCACTCTGGGTGCCACATCTGTCCGAAATGACAATCCCAACCCGTGGTGGGAGGAAGAGTTCAGTTACTTCAAGGCCAAGCAGAATGATGTGCTCAGACTTCAGGTCCATGACAGTGATTACCTCTTGGATGATTTGCTGGGAGTCTGCCAGCGTCAGATCAAGATGGGAACCCATGAGCATGACTGCTATCTAGAGAAAGGTGGCACCCTCCATTATTCCTACACCCTTGGTTAA